In Halobacillus amylolyticus, the following proteins share a genomic window:
- the rffA gene encoding dTDP-4-amino-4,6-dideoxygalactose transaminase produces the protein MIPFNKPCVIGKEIDYIQEAIHHNRKLSGNGPFGEKCKAWLEEHLLCQKALLTPSCTHALEMAALLLNIKEGDEIIMPSYTFVSTANAFVLRGAHITFVDVDPTVMNIDPELIEDAITPRTKAIVVVHYAGVACDMEQIMEMAERHQLFVIEDAAQALLSTYKGKPLGTFGHFGTLSFHETKNYTCGEGGALLINDPKYVERAEILQEKGTNRSQFKRGQVDKYTWHDVGSSFLLSELNAAYLYAQLEEAWTIFEDRIETWNRYSEKLSSLVEEDLVSTQHIPEGCQHNAHMFYIKLRTESVRSDIISYLKEQDIMAVPHYEPLHSSQAGRVYGGLSGIDHFTTSEAERLLRLPLYFGMEKEVVNHVVHHIENFFKK, from the coding sequence GTGATTCCATTTAATAAACCGTGTGTCATTGGTAAGGAAATAGACTATATTCAAGAAGCGATTCATCACAATCGAAAGCTTTCGGGGAATGGACCGTTTGGGGAAAAGTGTAAAGCCTGGCTTGAAGAGCATTTATTATGCCAGAAAGCCTTACTAACCCCATCATGTACACATGCTCTTGAGATGGCTGCCTTATTACTTAACATAAAAGAGGGGGATGAAATCATCATGCCCTCGTACACATTCGTTTCAACAGCGAATGCCTTTGTGTTACGAGGGGCGCACATCACATTTGTAGATGTCGATCCGACTGTGATGAATATAGACCCTGAATTGATCGAAGATGCGATTACTCCTAGGACAAAGGCTATTGTAGTCGTACATTATGCTGGTGTTGCCTGTGACATGGAACAGATTATGGAGATGGCAGAACGTCATCAATTATTTGTCATAGAAGATGCTGCTCAGGCCCTATTGAGCACATATAAAGGAAAACCGCTTGGAACCTTTGGGCACTTCGGTACGTTAAGTTTTCATGAAACGAAGAATTATACTTGTGGGGAAGGCGGCGCCTTGCTGATCAATGATCCAAAATATGTTGAGCGTGCTGAAATCCTTCAAGAAAAAGGAACGAATCGGTCACAATTTAAAAGGGGGCAGGTTGATAAGTATACGTGGCATGATGTCGGCTCCTCCTTTCTGTTAAGTGAATTGAATGCTGCTTATTTATATGCCCAGCTTGAGGAAGCTTGGACTATTTTTGAAGATCGCATCGAGACATGGAATCGGTATAGTGAAAAACTTTCCTCTCTTGTGGAAGAAGACTTGGTTAGTACACAACACATACCAGAGGGTTGTCAGCATAATGCCCACATGTTTTATATAAAGTTGAGAACAGAGTCTGTGCGTTCTGATATAATTTCTTACTTAAAGGAACAGGACATTATGGCGGTGCCTCATTATGAACCATTACACTCTTCTCAAGCTGGGAGAGTCTATGGCGGCTTATCGGGAATCGATCATTTTACGACATCAGAAGCGGAGCGGTTATTACGGTTACCTTTATACTTTGGGATGGAGAAAGAGGTCGTCAATCATGTGGTCCACCATATTGAGAACTTTTTCAAAAAATAA
- a CDS encoding EamA family transporter has translation MGYLYIFGTILFTVYGQLILKWRIEKYGSLPPLVKDKILFLLQLLVDPLILSGFLSAFVASIFWMGAMTKFDISYAYPFMSLSFVLVFILSVFLFQEPVTLYKVIGLSFIVVGIMITSQSV, from the coding sequence ATGGGCTATTTATATATTTTCGGCACGATATTATTTACTGTTTACGGACAACTTATCCTGAAATGGCGGATTGAGAAGTACGGTAGCCTTCCACCATTAGTAAAGGATAAAATACTATTCTTACTGCAGTTGTTAGTAGACCCTTTGATCTTATCAGGGTTTCTTTCTGCTTTTGTAGCCTCAATATTTTGGATGGGGGCTATGACAAAATTTGATATTAGTTATGCTTATCCGTTCATGAGTCTCTCATTTGTTCTTGTATTTATACTTTCTGTGTTTCTTTTTCAAGAGCCTGTTACATTATATAAAGTGATCGGACTATCGTTCATCGTAGTAGGAATTATGATAACAAGCCAATCAGTGTGA
- a CDS encoding GNAT family N-acetyltransferase — protein MTYYLKETPWDKRTLNIDTYELTSLDVEAFQETMDRDGHFTVKVDPFFDKKVLREYGFYYADTLLEPRCRSGELKVFEKEGVTLDSNGDKQVILDIAEHAFVHGRFHRDFHIPNELADLRYVRWLEDLYDQNQVYFLYYQGDLTGFFGFDSNKVLLLGIGKEFTGLGLAKPFLSSGCLKMLSLGYEELTTSISAINLSSLNLFQSLGFKLKRSVDVYHKLNGKALTE, from the coding sequence ATGACATATTACTTGAAAGAGACACCCTGGGATAAACGTACACTTAACATAGATACTTATGAGCTAACTTCCTTAGATGTGGAAGCATTCCAGGAGACGATGGATAGAGACGGTCATTTTACAGTGAAAGTGGATCCTTTTTTCGATAAAAAAGTGTTAAGAGAGTACGGATTTTATTACGCTGACACTTTGCTTGAGCCGAGATGCAGATCGGGTGAGCTGAAGGTGTTTGAAAAGGAAGGAGTCACACTTGATTCGAATGGAGATAAGCAAGTGATTCTAGATATTGCTGAACATGCTTTTGTTCATGGCCGCTTCCATAGAGATTTTCATATCCCGAACGAGCTGGCTGATTTAAGGTATGTACGATGGCTTGAGGACTTATATGATCAAAACCAGGTTTATTTCCTGTATTATCAAGGCGATCTGACTGGCTTCTTCGGTTTTGACAGCAATAAGGTCTTGTTGTTAGGGATAGGCAAGGAGTTTACAGGTTTGGGACTAGCTAAACCGTTTCTGAGCAGTGGTTGTCTAAAGATGTTGTCATTAGGATATGAAGAGCTAACTACTTCTATTTCGGCAATTAACTTGTCTTCACTGAATCTTTTCCAGTCTCTCGGCTTTAAGTTGAAACGTTCAGTGGATGTCTATCACAAATTGAATGGGAAAGCATTGACGGAGTGA
- a CDS encoding glycosyltransferase family 2 protein codes for MISVVVPVYGCQTCLYELCRRINQTMESISSDYEILLINDCSPDQSWETIQKLSEEDNHIRGFDMARNFGQHRAITAGLDHTQGDFIVVMDCDLQDQPEEIEKLYEKALEGYEVVFGTRVVRQDGFFKRLSSKLFYKVYDYLTDRSSDYTIANFSICSRNVIDSYRKMREQTRFFPLFIKWMGFKTTSIPVDHGKRVEGKSSYNLKKMVRLATDVIISQSNKPLRLSIQFGFLVSFVSFIYGIYLILRYFFLSQPVPGWTSVMVSLYFIAGLIFFNFGVLGLYLGKVFNETKGRPLYIIRDVTDKKRDEVIG; via the coding sequence ATGATTTCTGTCGTTGTCCCTGTCTATGGGTGTCAAACGTGCCTGTACGAACTGTGCAGGCGTATCAATCAAACAATGGAAAGTATATCTTCAGATTATGAAATCCTACTTATTAATGATTGCAGTCCAGACCAATCGTGGGAGACGATTCAAAAATTAAGTGAAGAGGACAACCATATCAGAGGCTTTGATATGGCCAGGAATTTTGGTCAACACCGGGCTATTACAGCTGGGCTTGACCACACGCAGGGTGATTTCATCGTTGTGATGGATTGCGACTTGCAGGATCAGCCCGAGGAAATCGAGAAATTGTATGAGAAAGCTTTAGAGGGTTATGAGGTTGTTTTCGGCACACGCGTAGTTCGACAGGATGGTTTCTTTAAACGTCTGTCTTCTAAATTATTTTATAAAGTCTATGATTATCTTACTGATCGTTCCTCCGATTATACGATTGCTAATTTTAGTATTTGTTCAAGGAATGTCATTGACAGTTATAGAAAGATGAGAGAACAGACCCGTTTCTTTCCGTTATTCATCAAATGGATGGGGTTTAAAACGACCAGTATCCCTGTAGATCATGGAAAAAGGGTTGAAGGCAAATCATCATACAATCTAAAGAAGATGGTCAGGTTAGCAACAGATGTGATTATCTCTCAGTCTAACAAACCGTTAAGATTGTCGATTCAATTTGGCTTTTTAGTCTCTTTTGTTTCATTCATTTATGGAATCTATTTGATACTCAGATACTTTTTCTTATCCCAGCCTGTCCCTGGATGGACAAGTGTGATGGTTTCTCTCTATTTTATAGCAGGGTTGATTTTTTTTAATTTTGGAGTGTTGGGATTATATCTCGGAAAGGTATTTAATGAAACGAAAGGACGTCCGTTATACATCATTAGGGACGTAACTGATAAGAAACGAGATGAGGTGATAGGATGA
- a CDS encoding dTDP-glucose 4,6-dehydratase — MSKNPALLITGGAGFIGSNFITYYLKKYPGRQLVNIDKLTYAGSRENLMEVENMDTYHFVHGDVSDEALVRNVFNEFDIEGVVHFAAESHVDKSIADSKPFILTNVLGTGVLLEAARKDWEKKGLLSKRRFHHISTDEVYGSLGGKGKFTEHTPYNPSNPYSASKAGANMLVKSYYTTYGMNVVLSSSSNNYGPRQHDEKLLPTIIRKALSLEPIPIYGDGMNVRDWLYVGDHCEAIDMVFHKGKAGESYNVGVGMKKRTLNSPNLFVNNLIK; from the coding sequence ATGAGTAAGAATCCAGCACTCTTAATAACTGGAGGGGCCGGATTCATCGGCTCCAACTTTATCACTTATTATTTGAAAAAATATCCAGGTCGTCAGCTTGTCAATATAGATAAGCTGACATATGCGGGAAGCCGAGAAAACCTGATGGAAGTTGAAAATATGGACACATACCACTTCGTCCATGGAGATGTCTCAGACGAAGCTTTAGTAAGGAATGTTTTTAATGAATTCGATATTGAAGGTGTTGTCCATTTCGCCGCTGAATCACATGTAGACAAATCCATTGCTGATTCCAAACCCTTTATCTTAACAAATGTACTAGGAACGGGTGTGTTACTGGAAGCTGCTAGGAAGGATTGGGAGAAAAAAGGGCTTCTGTCTAAGCGCCGGTTTCATCACATTTCGACTGATGAAGTCTATGGCTCATTAGGAGGTAAGGGGAAGTTCACCGAACATACTCCTTACAATCCTAGTAACCCGTATAGTGCTTCTAAGGCAGGAGCAAATATGCTCGTTAAGAGTTATTACACCACATATGGGATGAATGTGGTCCTATCGAGCAGTTCGAATAACTATGGGCCAAGGCAGCATGATGAAAAACTGCTTCCCACAATCATCCGAAAAGCTCTGTCACTTGAACCTATTCCCATTTATGGTGACGGAATGAATGTTAGGGATTGGTTGTATGTGGGGGATCATTGTGAAGCGATTGACATGGTCTTTCATAAAGGAAAAGCTGGTGAGAGTTATAATGTCGGGGTGGGAATGAAAAAACGAACATTGAACTCACCAAATTTATTTGTGAACAACTTAATCAAATGA
- the rfbA gene encoding glucose-1-phosphate thymidylyltransferase RfbA, whose product MKGIILAGGSGTRLSPSTNCINKHLLAVYDKPMIYYPLSILMLSGIKEIMIISTPEDISRFEKLLGDGSSLGISLHYKSQEEPNGIPEAFIVGEEFIGKDNVTLILGDNIFYGQGLTNILRKAVRNHKGATIFGYRVKDPSRFGVVEFDEERKVVSIEEKPEDPKSDFAVTGLYVYDNRVVKIAKKLNFSARGELEITDVNKKYLEDGQLGVELLGRGFAWLDAGTHESLFESSEFIKNIEQRQGFKIACIEEIAFYMGYISKHQLYEAGESMKKNDYGQYLMEIANRKHVQQYWDKIDQNPGLGLIENE is encoded by the coding sequence ATGAAAGGAATCATACTGGCAGGGGGAAGTGGAACAAGGCTGTCTCCAAGTACGAATTGCATAAATAAACATTTGTTAGCTGTTTATGACAAGCCTATGATTTATTACCCTTTATCAATTTTAATGCTTTCGGGGATTAAAGAGATCATGATTATAAGCACGCCAGAAGATATTTCGAGGTTTGAAAAATTACTAGGTGACGGGTCTTCACTCGGGATCTCGCTTCATTACAAATCGCAAGAGGAGCCAAATGGTATTCCAGAGGCGTTCATCGTCGGGGAAGAGTTTATTGGGAAGGATAATGTCACGTTAATACTTGGCGACAACATTTTTTACGGGCAAGGATTAACAAATATCCTAAGAAAAGCTGTCCGGAATCATAAGGGCGCCACTATTTTTGGGTACAGGGTAAAGGATCCAAGCAGGTTCGGTGTCGTGGAATTCGATGAAGAACGAAAGGTAGTTTCGATCGAGGAGAAGCCAGAAGATCCGAAGTCTGATTTTGCGGTAACTGGTTTATATGTCTATGACAATCGTGTAGTCAAAATCGCAAAGAAACTCAATTTCTCTGCCCGGGGGGAACTTGAAATTACTGATGTGAACAAAAAATATCTAGAAGACGGTCAGCTGGGTGTCGAGCTGCTGGGAAGAGGGTTTGCATGGCTTGATGCAGGTACACATGAATCGTTGTTCGAGTCCTCAGAGTTCATCAAGAATATTGAACAGCGTCAAGGCTTTAAAATTGCCTGTATTGAGGAAATAGCTTTTTACATGGGCTATATTTCGAAGCATCAATTGTATGAAGCGGGTGAATCGATGAAAAAGAATGATTATGGTCAATATTTGATGGAAATAGCCAATCGGAAGCATGTTCAGCAGTACTGGGACAAAATCGACCAGAACCCAGGGTTAGGATTGATAGAAAATGAGTAA
- a CDS encoding putative holin-like toxin has translation MSSSSYREVVTVSPFEAISLMLSFGMLIAVVVHKKQ, from the coding sequence ATGAGTTCATCCTCTTATAGGGAGGTGGTAACTGTGAGTCCGTTTGAAGCGATAAGCCTCATGTTGAGCTTTGGAATGCTGATAGCGGTAGTGGTACACAAAAAGCAGTAA
- a CDS encoding nucleoside hydrolase produces MKKVILFADTGIDDAIALIYALNNPQIDLLGVVSGYGNIEREKAYRNVEYLLELAGWTDIPVISGATRPLNGEDPVFFPNIHGVEGLGPIQPPIPEERYANRTNFRKLFRLIKKNPGEITIVNVGRCTSLAMAWYLSPEVMGDVKETFVMGGAFLVPGNATEVAEANFFGDATAANFICQNVASLTIIPLNVTREALLTPNEVDFIAARANTRLEKIIDPILDFYYEVYQEQEPGIEGTPQHDLAALMAALDLPGLFTYKKRKVRVQHEESYANGLSIADFRPGTTNCSGEGCSRIAMELDRTEFVKQVMKVLAKKR; encoded by the coding sequence ATGAAAAAAGTAATTTTATTTGCTGATACAGGTATCGATGACGCTATTGCTTTAATTTACGCGCTGAATAATCCCCAAATAGATCTTCTGGGAGTGGTTAGCGGATATGGAAATATAGAAAGGGAAAAGGCGTACCGAAATGTAGAATATTTATTAGAACTAGCCGGTTGGACAGATATTCCAGTCATCTCAGGTGCTACAAGGCCTCTTAATGGGGAGGATCCAGTTTTTTTCCCTAATATTCATGGTGTTGAAGGATTAGGTCCAATTCAGCCACCTATCCCTGAAGAACGATATGCCAACCGCACAAATTTCAGAAAGCTGTTCCGTTTAATAAAAAAGAATCCAGGAGAAATAACAATCGTGAACGTTGGCCGTTGTACATCCCTGGCTATGGCCTGGTATTTGAGCCCTGAAGTAATGGGGGATGTGAAGGAAACTTTCGTGATGGGTGGTGCTTTTCTCGTTCCCGGAAATGCTACGGAGGTCGCTGAGGCGAACTTTTTCGGTGATGCCACTGCGGCAAATTTCATTTGTCAAAATGTCGCTAGTTTAACGATTATTCCGTTAAACGTGACAAGAGAAGCCTTATTAACCCCAAATGAAGTTGATTTCATTGCGGCCCGTGCCAATACCCGTTTAGAAAAAATAATCGACCCTATCCTTGACTTTTACTATGAAGTGTATCAAGAACAAGAGCCAGGTATCGAGGGGACTCCTCAGCATGATTTGGCTGCTTTGATGGCCGCTTTAGATCTCCCTGGGTTGTTTACGTATAAAAAAAGAAAGGTTCGTGTCCAGCATGAAGAAAGCTATGCAAATGGTTTAAGTATCGCCGACTTCCGTCCAGGGACAACGAATTGTTCCGGAGAAGGCTGTTCCCGAATAGCTATGGAACTTGATCGGACCGAGTTTGTGAAACAAGTAATGAAAGTTCTAGCTAAGAAAAGATAG
- a CDS encoding M4 family metallopeptidase produces MKKKNVLPVAVLSSALFVGAFAPMQAHAVQPEGTPQVSTQSMAEKFQKSKGNKPIFVVEKQAEKQNASNAAAAVSHLKKNQEKYKIKNPKSSFKPGQVKKDDLGMTHVNLQQTKNGVPVEGSEVIVHYDEENTVQSVSGHFNHSVEEASISTEPTLSKTEALNKAKNVVDAPENLSYTPSSELVIYPYNDTNQLAYKVNVNFLGKNPGNWFVFVDAKSGQVIDKYNALMHANGFRSATASGIGVLGDHRKLHITHKNDKTDNLKGTQFYLYDNSHEDLDGIYTYDMKNQWGGDLQLPGVLYSNKSASFKDDYDRAAVDAHYNSEQVYEYFLEEHDRNSLDDKGMAIKSSVHYGQDYNNAFWNGEQMTYGDGDGDFFISLSAGLDVAAHEMTHGVTTHTANLRYRFQSGALNEAFSDIFGALVDEEDWEIGEDIMGEEARQSGRTSLRSLSNPDKYAVGAEYVPYGDGSGMYPTHMDEYYDLPLSLDNGGVHINSSIINHAAYLTGEQIGKDKLGQIYYRALTVYLTPTSDFSHARKALIQSAVDIYGEGSAEAEATESGLNQVGITE; encoded by the coding sequence TTGAAGAAAAAGAATGTATTACCAGTGGCTGTTCTATCATCTGCTCTGTTCGTAGGCGCTTTTGCCCCAATGCAGGCTCATGCTGTACAACCTGAGGGCACCCCTCAAGTTTCAACTCAATCGATGGCAGAAAAGTTTCAGAAGTCTAAGGGAAACAAACCGATATTTGTCGTAGAAAAACAAGCTGAAAAGCAAAACGCTAGTAACGCTGCTGCTGCGGTCAGTCATCTGAAAAAGAATCAGGAAAAATATAAGATTAAAAATCCAAAGTCAAGCTTCAAACCGGGTCAAGTCAAGAAAGATGATCTAGGTATGACGCATGTGAACCTTCAGCAGACAAAAAATGGTGTTCCTGTCGAAGGTAGTGAAGTTATCGTTCATTATGACGAGGAAAATACTGTTCAATCGGTGAGTGGTCATTTCAACCACTCCGTTGAGGAAGCAAGCATCTCTACTGAACCAACCCTTTCTAAAACAGAAGCCCTTAATAAAGCGAAGAATGTGGTGGATGCTCCGGAGAACTTGAGTTACACTCCTTCAAGTGAGCTTGTTATTTATCCATATAATGATACCAACCAGCTCGCTTATAAGGTGAATGTTAATTTCCTTGGCAAGAATCCTGGTAACTGGTTTGTCTTTGTAGATGCTAAAAGTGGACAAGTGATTGATAAATATAATGCTTTGATGCATGCGAATGGATTTAGGTCTGCAACCGCTTCTGGCATAGGTGTATTGGGTGACCATAGAAAACTACATATCACCCATAAGAATGATAAGACAGATAACCTTAAAGGGACACAATTTTATTTATATGACAATTCCCATGAGGATCTAGACGGAATCTATACGTATGATATGAAAAACCAATGGGGAGGAGATTTACAGCTTCCTGGAGTGCTCTACTCTAATAAAAGCGCTTCTTTCAAAGATGATTATGATCGAGCCGCTGTAGATGCTCATTATAATTCAGAGCAAGTATATGAGTATTTTCTCGAGGAGCATGATAGAAACTCGTTAGATGATAAAGGAATGGCGATTAAATCATCTGTCCACTACGGACAAGATTACAATAATGCCTTTTGGAATGGTGAGCAAATGACATATGGGGATGGAGACGGTGACTTTTTCATCTCGCTTTCAGCCGGTCTTGACGTGGCTGCCCATGAAATGACCCATGGAGTGACAACTCACACTGCGAATTTAAGATATCGCTTCCAATCAGGTGCACTTAATGAAGCCTTCTCAGACATATTTGGTGCCCTAGTCGATGAAGAGGATTGGGAAATTGGGGAAGACATTATGGGTGAAGAAGCAAGGCAATCGGGCAGAACTTCCCTCCGTAGTTTAAGTAATCCCGACAAGTACGCTGTAGGAGCAGAATATGTGCCATATGGAGATGGCAGTGGCATGTATCCAACACATATGGATGAATATTATGACCTTCCACTTAGCTTGGATAATGGTGGTGTTCATATCAACTCCTCCATTATCAACCACGCTGCTTACCTTACAGGTGAGCAGATTGGTAAGGACAAGCTTGGGCAAATTTATTACCGTGCACTTACGGTGTACTTGACACCGACTTCTGATTTCAGTCATGCAAGAAAAGCCCTGATTCAATCGGCTGTCGACATCTATGGTGAAGGCAGTGCCGAAGCAGAAGCAACAGAAAGTGGACTAAATCAAGTGGGAATAACAGAATAA
- a CDS encoding MFS transporter, which produces MNEKKWDLIALASIPLVMTLGNSMLLPVLPMIEKEIGISAFQSSLIITVYSVVAILLIPIAGYLSDKIGRKKVIIPSLIITGAGGIVSAYAAWKMENPYIMILVGRFLQGIGASGAFPVVIPTVGDMFDDEKQVSEGLGLIETSNTFGKVLSPVFGALLAVIIWFIPFASIPVLSLLSILLVWKFVKVPKNEDEQKKTRFSDFKKSIKKVFHDNGRWVISIFVIGCINMFVLFGFLFHLSSLLEDEYNVTGVYKGLLLGIPLLFLCIASYISGKKIGENKVVMKWAIVIGNAAAAASLFFIKHDANLVMLIVLLSVAGIGIGLSLPGLDALITEGVEKEVRGTVTSLYSSMRFLGVATGPPVIAILMERYPDVLYISLACLSILAVLVTLFAVRPSSEKKSQVSVEH; this is translated from the coding sequence ATGAATGAAAAAAAATGGGATCTTATTGCTTTAGCGTCTATACCATTAGTTATGACATTGGGTAATTCCATGTTGCTTCCCGTACTGCCTATGATCGAAAAGGAAATAGGAATTTCAGCTTTCCAGTCCAGTTTAATCATTACAGTGTACTCAGTTGTTGCTATATTACTGATCCCTATAGCTGGTTATTTGTCAGATAAAATCGGCAGAAAGAAAGTAATCATACCTAGTTTAATTATCACAGGGGCTGGTGGAATCGTTTCAGCTTATGCTGCATGGAAGATGGAAAATCCCTATATTATGATTTTAGTGGGCAGGTTTTTACAGGGGATTGGAGCATCTGGAGCTTTTCCTGTAGTTATCCCTACTGTAGGTGATATGTTCGACGATGAAAAACAAGTCAGTGAAGGATTAGGGCTGATTGAAACTTCAAATACTTTTGGTAAGGTTCTAAGCCCAGTATTTGGGGCGTTATTAGCTGTTATCATTTGGTTTATTCCGTTCGCCTCCATTCCTGTGTTATCCTTACTGTCAATCTTATTAGTATGGAAGTTTGTGAAGGTGCCAAAGAACGAAGACGAACAGAAGAAAACTCGTTTTTCAGATTTTAAGAAATCAATAAAAAAAGTATTCCATGATAACGGTCGATGGGTGATATCGATCTTTGTTATTGGATGCATAAATATGTTTGTGTTATTTGGATTTTTATTTCACCTATCTTCCTTACTAGAGGATGAATATAATGTGACAGGTGTTTACAAGGGATTGCTGTTAGGGATTCCATTATTGTTCCTTTGCATTGCTTCTTATATTAGCGGTAAGAAAATTGGTGAAAATAAAGTTGTCATGAAATGGGCCATCGTCATCGGGAATGCGGCCGCTGCCGCCTCGCTATTTTTCATAAAACATGACGCGAATTTGGTCATGCTGATTGTGTTATTATCAGTTGCTGGAATTGGGATTGGCTTATCCTTGCCTGGACTAGATGCGTTAATTACCGAGGGTGTAGAAAAAGAGGTTAGAGGAACAGTCACTTCACTCTATAGCAGTATGAGGTTTCTAGGAGTTGCGACTGGTCCTCCGGTGATTGCCATTTTAATGGAAAGGTATCCCGACGTGTTATATATAAGTTTAGCTTGTTTAAGTATTCTAGCTGTGTTAGTAACACTATTTGCGGTACGACCTTCTTCTGAAAAAAAATCTCAAGTGTCAGTTGAACATTAA